From the Paenibacillus sp. FSL H8-0548 genome, one window contains:
- the purE gene encoding 5-(carboxyamino)imidazole ribonucleotide mutase, with protein sequence MSAKVGVIMGSKSDWDTMKLACDVLEELQIPYEKKVVSAHRTPDLMFEYAETAVERGLKVIIAGAGGAAHLPGMVAAKTILPVIGVPVKSSNLSGLDSLLSIVQMPGGIPVATVAIGNAGATNAGLLAAQMLGAFDPEVQARVEARRERVKQEVLESSETL encoded by the coding sequence ATGTCTGCGAAGGTGGGCGTCATCATGGGCAGCAAATCGGATTGGGACACAATGAAATTAGCTTGCGACGTGTTGGAGGAATTGCAAATTCCTTATGAGAAAAAGGTCGTTTCGGCACATCGGACTCCGGATTTAATGTTTGAATACGCGGAAACAGCAGTAGAGCGCGGGCTTAAGGTAATTATTGCCGGTGCTGGCGGAGCTGCACATTTGCCCGGCATGGTCGCTGCAAAGACGATATTGCCGGTTATTGGCGTTCCCGTTAAATCCTCGAATTTGAGCGGACTCGATTCTCTGCTCTCCATCGTTCAAATGCCAGGCGGCATTCCGGTAGCTACTGTGGCAATCGGCAATGCGGGAGCAACGAACGCGGGATTGCTGGCAGCACAAATGCTCGGAGCGTTCGATCCCGAGGTGCAAGCGCGCGTGGAAGCACGCCGCGAGCGCGTGAAGCAGGAAGTGCTGGAAAGCAGTGAGACGCTATGA
- the purK gene encoding 5-(carboxyamino)imidazole ribonucleotide synthase, with protein sequence MSGEADKQPLRALLPGSTIGILGGGQLGRMMANAGSAMGYRFVALDPTPDSPTGQVADQIIGAYDNHEAARELAKRSDVITYEFENVDAEVAAMLMKESYVPQGSELLYTTQHRLREKRAIEAAGVKVAPYREISSVDELREAVAAFGTPCVLKTAMGGYDGKGQWVIRSEDEIEEAYETLSRARVQLVLEQFIRFEKELSVIAARSPRGEIKVFPAAENIHVDNILHLSIVPARISDELQREAEQLAIRIAEGLGAVGLIAVELFVTAEGELFVNELAPRPHNSGHYTMEACRTSQFEQHVRAVCNLPLGDTTLMSPVVMVNVLGQHVAPLLELMAEQDAAAERLKVAPKVHLYGKKDAVVKRKMGHVNVLAESTDAALTWIEETTIWKV encoded by the coding sequence ATGAGCGGTGAAGCAGACAAGCAGCCACTCAGAGCGCTGCTGCCTGGCAGCACGATCGGCATTCTTGGCGGCGGCCAGCTAGGTCGAATGATGGCGAATGCGGGCAGTGCGATGGGCTATCGATTTGTTGCGCTGGATCCGACGCCAGATTCGCCAACGGGACAGGTTGCTGATCAAATTATCGGCGCTTATGATAATCATGAGGCGGCTCGCGAGCTTGCAAAGCGCTCAGATGTTATCACGTATGAGTTCGAGAATGTCGATGCCGAAGTGGCAGCGATGCTGATGAAGGAATCCTATGTGCCGCAAGGCAGCGAGCTGCTCTATACGACGCAGCATCGTCTTCGCGAGAAGCGGGCGATTGAAGCAGCGGGCGTGAAGGTAGCCCCTTACCGCGAGATTAGCAGCGTGGACGAGCTTCGCGAGGCCGTTGCAGCCTTCGGAACACCTTGTGTGCTGAAGACGGCAATGGGCGGCTACGACGGCAAAGGACAGTGGGTCATCCGCAGCGAAGATGAAATCGAAGAGGCGTATGAGACGCTCTCGCGTGCGAGAGTTCAGCTGGTGCTTGAGCAGTTCATTCGTTTTGAAAAGGAATTATCAGTTATAGCGGCGAGAAGTCCTCGTGGGGAAATTAAAGTGTTCCCTGCTGCGGAAAATATACACGTCGATAATATATTGCATTTGTCTATCGTTCCCGCAAGAATCAGCGACGAGCTGCAGCGAGAAGCTGAGCAGCTTGCGATTCGAATTGCAGAGGGGCTTGGCGCAGTCGGCTTGATCGCAGTGGAGCTATTTGTTACGGCGGAAGGTGAGCTGTTCGTGAATGAGCTGGCGCCGCGCCCGCATAACAGCGGACATTATACGATGGAGGCTTGCCGAACGTCGCAGTTCGAGCAGCATGTTCGCGCCGTTTGCAACCTGCCGCTTGGCGACACGACGCTGATGAGTCCAGTTGTTATGGTCAATGTGCTTGGACAGCATGTCGCACCGCTTCTGGAACTGATGGCGGAGCAGGATGCTGCTGCGGAGCGTTTGAAGGTAGCGCCGAAGGTGCATTTGTACGGGAAAAAGGATGCTGTTGTTAAGCGAAAAATGGGTCATGTCAATGTTTTGGCAGAGAGCACTGACGCCGCGCTGACCTGGATTGAAGAAACGACTATTTGGAAGGTGTGA
- the purB gene encoding adenylosuccinate lyase: protein MLERYSRPEMRAIWTEENKFRAWLEVELCACEAWAELGAIPKEDVVALRESADFDIDRIYEIELETRHDVIAFTRAVSEKAGPEGKWVHYGLTSTDVVDTAIGYLLLQANDILVKDIERFVEILKNKALQYKDTPMMGRTHGVHAQPTTFGLKMALWYEEMKRNLERFHHAANNVQFGKMSGAVGTFADIDPFVEEFVCKKLGITAAPISTQTLQRDRHAEYMATLALIASSLDKFATEIRALQKSEFREVEEPFAKGQKGSSAMPHKRNPIGCENISGLSRVIRGHMVTAYENIALWHERDISHSSVERIILPDATMLLNYMLNRLGNIINNLQVFPENMKRNMQATYGVPFSGRVLTKLIDKGFSREKAYDTVQPRAMQAWETQRQFRDIIGETEEITSVLTTEEIDDCFNPAWHLKHVDTIFTRLGLI, encoded by the coding sequence ATGTTGGAGCGTTATAGCAGACCAGAAATGAGAGCAATTTGGACAGAGGAAAATAAATTCAGAGCATGGCTGGAGGTTGAGCTTTGCGCTTGCGAGGCTTGGGCAGAGCTAGGCGCTATTCCGAAGGAGGATGTTGTCGCTCTACGCGAATCAGCAGACTTCGATATTGATCGCATCTATGAAATTGAGCTTGAAACTCGCCATGACGTTATCGCGTTCACGCGTGCCGTTTCTGAGAAAGCAGGCCCAGAGGGCAAATGGGTACACTACGGCCTTACCTCCACAGACGTTGTGGATACCGCAATTGGTTATCTATTGCTTCAAGCAAACGATATACTCGTTAAGGACATCGAGCGTTTTGTTGAAATTTTGAAAAACAAAGCACTTCAATATAAAGATACACCGATGATGGGTCGTACCCATGGTGTACATGCTCAGCCAACGACATTCGGTTTGAAAATGGCGCTGTGGTACGAGGAAATGAAGCGCAACCTGGAGCGTTTCCATCATGCGGCTAACAATGTGCAATTTGGTAAAATGTCCGGTGCGGTAGGCACCTTCGCAGACATCGATCCTTTCGTTGAGGAATTTGTATGCAAGAAGCTAGGTATTACGGCTGCTCCGATCTCCACACAAACCTTGCAGCGTGACCGTCACGCTGAATATATGGCAACACTTGCGCTTATCGCTTCATCGCTCGACAAGTTCGCAACTGAAATTCGCGCGCTGCAAAAGAGTGAGTTCCGTGAAGTGGAAGAGCCGTTCGCTAAAGGTCAAAAAGGCTCATCAGCAATGCCGCATAAACGCAATCCAATCGGCTGCGAGAACATTTCCGGCTTGTCGCGCGTCATTCGCGGACATATGGTTACCGCTTATGAGAACATTGCGCTCTGGCATGAACGCGACATCAGTCATTCTTCGGTAGAACGTATTATTTTACCGGATGCGACTATGCTGCTTAACTACATGCTTAATCGTCTAGGCAATATCATCAACAACCTTCAAGTGTTCCCGGAAAACATGAAGCGCAACATGCAGGCTACTTACGGTGTTCCATTCTCGGGCCGTGTATTGACTAAGCTGATCGACAAAGGCTTCAGCCGCGAGAAAGCTTATGATACCGTGCAGCCGCGCGCGATGCAGGCTTGGGAGACGCAGCGCCAGTTCCGCGACATCATCGGCGAGACTGAGGAAATTACAAGCGTGCTTACGACGGAAGAGATCGACGATTGCTTTAATCCAGCTTGGCATTTGAAGCATGTGGATACGATCTTCACACGTTTGGGATTGATTTAA
- a CDS encoding phosphoribosylaminoimidazolesuccinocarboxamide synthase, with protein MTAPTQALSSAVEYIKAPLIYKGKVRELYDLGEHFLIVVTDRISAFDYVLDPAVPDKGNVLNRLSAYWFEQTADIQVNHVIHTDVEQLGDLVTEPELLKNRIMVTRKAERIDIECVVRGYITGGGWRQYQQTSAINGIELPAGLRKNERFPAPIFTPAAKNDVGHDEDIPFEKMAEMVGAELAEELRDRSIKLYEFAHAYCAEHGIILADCKFEFGLIDGKVILIDEIFTPDSSRFWAEGNYALDIEIDSMDKEPVRTYLLGSDWDRDSKPAPLPDSVVAETTARYRDIYKRLTGAEL; from the coding sequence ATGACTGCACCAACTCAAGCTTTGTCGAGCGCTGTCGAATATATTAAGGCTCCGCTCATCTATAAAGGAAAGGTTCGCGAGCTTTACGATTTGGGCGAGCATTTCCTAATCGTTGTGACCGACCGGATCTCCGCATTCGATTACGTGCTGGATCCAGCTGTACCGGATAAGGGCAACGTATTGAACCGTTTGTCCGCTTATTGGTTTGAGCAAACGGCTGACATTCAAGTGAATCACGTCATTCACACTGACGTCGAGCAGCTTGGCGATCTGGTTACCGAGCCAGAGCTGCTGAAAAACCGCATTATGGTTACTCGTAAAGCGGAGCGTATCGATATTGAATGTGTCGTTCGCGGCTATATTACAGGCGGCGGCTGGAGACAATATCAGCAAACATCGGCAATCAACGGTATAGAGCTTCCAGCAGGCTTGCGCAAAAACGAGCGTTTCCCAGCGCCAATCTTTACGCCGGCAGCGAAAAACGACGTAGGCCATGACGAGGACATTCCGTTTGAGAAAATGGCTGAAATGGTTGGAGCGGAGCTTGCAGAGGAGCTGCGTGATCGCAGCATCAAGCTTTATGAGTTTGCTCATGCTTATTGCGCTGAGCATGGCATTATCCTTGCAGATTGCAAGTTCGAATTCGGGCTTATCGATGGGAAGGTCATTCTCATTGACGAAATTTTCACGCCGGATTCTTCTCGCTTTTGGGCTGAAGGAAACTACGCTCTAGACATCGAGATTGACAGCATGGATAAAGAACCGGTACGCACGTACTTGCTTGGCTCTGACTGGGATCGTGACAGCAAGCCAGCGCCTTTGCCGGATTCCGTAGTAGCCGAAACAACGGCTCGCTATCGTGATATTTACAAACGTCTTACTGGCGCAGAGCTGTAG
- the purS gene encoding phosphoribosylformylglycinamidine synthase subunit PurS, with the protein MMKATVYVTIKQNVLDPQGTAVQGALHTLGFSEVEKVRIGKYLELELDTTDRSEAEARIKSMCEKLFANTVVEDFRFELEG; encoded by the coding sequence ATTATGAAGGCAACCGTCTACGTCACTATCAAGCAAAACGTTTTAGACCCACAAGGAACAGCTGTACAAGGCGCTCTACACACACTTGGCTTCTCCGAAGTCGAAAAAGTACGCATCGGCAAATATTTGGAGCTTGAGCTTGATACGACTGACCGCTCAGAAGCGGAAGCACGCATCAAATCCATGTGTGAGAAGCTGTTCGCGAACACGGTTGTAGAAGATTTCCGTTTTGAGCTGGAGGGATAA
- the purQ gene encoding phosphoribosylformylglycinamidine synthase subunit PurQ, with protein sequence MKFAVLVFPGSNCDIDCYKAVEDTIGQSVDYVWHTATDLSSYDAILVPGGFSYGDYLRCGAIAQFAAVMSEVQKAAEAGKYILGICNGFQILTEAGLLPGALIRNNGLKFRCHQTQLEVVNSSTPFTNQYSQDEIINIPIAHGEGNYYCDDATLAELKANNQIVFRYAGDTNPNGSVDNIAGISNKAGNVVGMMPHPERAIDQLLGSEDGKRMFTSILNAWREQHGAAVNS encoded by the coding sequence ATGAAGTTTGCGGTACTCGTATTTCCAGGCTCTAACTGTGACATCGATTGCTACAAAGCAGTTGAAGACACGATCGGCCAGTCGGTTGACTACGTATGGCATACAGCGACGGATTTGTCCTCGTATGACGCAATTCTAGTGCCAGGGGGCTTCTCCTACGGCGACTACCTGCGCTGCGGCGCAATTGCACAATTCGCGGCAGTAATGAGCGAGGTTCAAAAAGCTGCTGAAGCAGGCAAATATATTTTGGGCATTTGCAACGGGTTCCAAATTTTGACGGAAGCTGGTCTTCTTCCAGGCGCATTGATCCGCAACAACGGACTAAAGTTCCGCTGCCATCAAACGCAGCTTGAAGTTGTGAACAGCAGCACACCATTTACAAACCAATATTCGCAGGATGAAATTATAAATATTCCAATCGCACACGGCGAAGGCAACTATTATTGCGACGACGCAACGCTTGCTGAGCTTAAAGCAAACAACCAAATCGTATTCCGCTATGCGGGAGACACGAACCCGAACGGTTCTGTAGATAACATCGCGGGCATTAGCAACAAAGCAGGAAACGTAGTAGGAATGATGCCGCATCCAGAGCGCGCAATTGATCAATTGCTTGGCTCGGAAGACGGAAAACGGATGTTTACATCGATCTTGAATGCATGGAGGGAACAACATGGCGCAGCAGTTAACAGCTAA
- the purL gene encoding phosphoribosylformylglycinamidine synthase subunit PurL, producing the protein MAQQLTAKEPTAEQIAEQKIYSQFGVSDYEFELICGFLGRKPNYTEIGVFSVMWSEHCSYKNSKPILKKFPITGPRVLMGPGEGAGIVDIGDNQAVVFKIESHNHPSAVEPYQGAATGVGGIIRDIFSMGARPIALLNSLRFGRLENERVKYLFEHVVSGIAGYGNCIGIPTVAGEVMFDESYEGNPLVNAMCVGLIDHDKIQRGVAKGVGNPVFYVGPATGRDGIHGATFASVELSEESEENRTAVQVGDPFMEKLVMEATLELIDSGIVLGIQDMGAAGLTCSSAEMASKAGNGLELYLDEVPQRETGMTPYEMMLSESQERMLFVVEPQHEAQAKEIFDRWGIICAKVGKVTDDGRLRLFHQGHEVADMPVTALVDECPVYDKPSKEPAYFSENAAVDTLAFEEITDLTGALEKVLASPTVASKEWVYNQYDYMVRTSTAVQPGSDAAVVTIRGTRKALAMTTDCNGRYVYLDPEVGGRIAVAEAARNIVCSGAEPLAVTDNLNFGNPEKPEVFWQLEKSADGMSEACVVLNTPVIGGNVSLYNENAKGAIYPTPVIGMVGLVHDIDHITTQGFKAEGDVIILVGETKAELGGSELQYVMQGGAAGRPPEIDLATEKKVLDAVLGAIQKGLVASAHDLSEGGIAVAVAESCISGRFGAEVALSSDLRADHLLFSESQSRILLSAKPEQAAALQAWLTEQGVVHAQVGNVKGSSLTISVNGKAGIQAPVTQLEKVWKDAIPCLMKK; encoded by the coding sequence ATGGCGCAGCAGTTAACAGCTAAGGAACCGACAGCGGAGCAAATTGCCGAGCAAAAGATTTACAGCCAGTTTGGTGTATCCGATTATGAGTTTGAGCTAATTTGCGGCTTTCTTGGCCGTAAGCCAAACTATACTGAGATCGGCGTTTTCAGCGTTATGTGGTCAGAGCATTGCTCTTACAAAAACTCCAAGCCAATCCTGAAGAAGTTCCCGATTACAGGGCCTCGTGTTCTAATGGGTCCAGGCGAGGGCGCAGGTATCGTTGATATCGGCGACAACCAAGCGGTTGTATTCAAAATTGAATCGCATAACCATCCATCTGCGGTTGAGCCTTACCAAGGCGCTGCAACTGGTGTTGGCGGCATTATCCGCGACATTTTCTCCATGGGTGCTCGTCCGATCGCTTTGCTGAACAGCTTGCGCTTTGGTCGCCTTGAGAATGAACGCGTAAAATATTTGTTTGAGCATGTTGTTAGCGGCATAGCTGGCTATGGCAACTGTATTGGTATACCGACGGTTGCAGGCGAGGTTATGTTCGATGAGAGCTATGAAGGAAACCCGCTCGTTAATGCGATGTGTGTAGGTTTAATCGATCATGATAAAATTCAGCGCGGTGTCGCTAAGGGAGTAGGCAACCCGGTATTTTATGTAGGTCCTGCAACTGGCCGCGATGGTATTCACGGAGCAACCTTTGCTTCTGTTGAGCTGTCTGAGGAATCGGAAGAGAATCGTACTGCGGTACAAGTCGGCGATCCATTCATGGAGAAGCTGGTTATGGAAGCAACGCTTGAGCTTATCGACTCCGGCATCGTGCTTGGTATTCAAGATATGGGAGCAGCAGGCCTTACTTGCTCCAGCGCAGAGATGGCTTCCAAGGCAGGCAACGGCCTAGAGCTTTACCTTGATGAGGTGCCGCAGCGCGAAACAGGCATGACTCCTTATGAAATGATGCTTTCCGAGTCGCAAGAGCGTATGCTCTTCGTTGTTGAGCCTCAGCATGAAGCACAAGCGAAAGAAATTTTTGACCGTTGGGGCATCATTTGCGCCAAAGTTGGTAAAGTAACGGATGACGGACGTCTTCGCCTGTTCCACCAAGGCCATGAGGTTGCTGATATGCCGGTTACTGCGCTTGTAGACGAGTGTCCTGTCTATGACAAGCCATCGAAAGAGCCTGCTTACTTCAGCGAAAATGCTGCAGTAGACACTTTGGCTTTTGAAGAAATCACCGACCTCACTGGCGCTTTGGAGAAGGTTCTAGCTTCCCCGACTGTAGCGAGCAAAGAGTGGGTTTACAATCAATATGACTATATGGTTCGTACATCGACAGCAGTTCAACCGGGCTCCGATGCGGCAGTTGTGACGATTCGCGGTACGCGCAAGGCGCTTGCGATGACTACAGATTGCAACGGACGTTATGTATATCTAGATCCAGAGGTAGGCGGACGTATTGCCGTTGCGGAAGCAGCGCGCAACATCGTTTGCTCAGGCGCAGAGCCGTTAGCAGTAACAGATAACCTGAACTTCGGCAACCCGGAGAAGCCAGAGGTGTTCTGGCAGCTTGAGAAGTCAGCAGACGGCATGTCCGAGGCCTGCGTCGTGCTTAATACGCCTGTTATCGGCGGTAACGTAAGCTTGTACAACGAGAACGCTAAGGGCGCTATTTACCCGACACCGGTTATCGGTATGGTAGGTCTCGTTCATGATATCGACCATATTACAACGCAGGGCTTCAAAGCAGAAGGCGATGTTATCATTCTCGTTGGCGAGACGAAAGCAGAGCTAGGCGGAAGCGAGCTTCAATACGTAATGCAAGGCGGGGCAGCTGGCCGTCCTCCTGAAATTGATCTTGCGACAGAGAAGAAGGTTCTAGATGCTGTGCTTGGCGCGATTCAAAAAGGTCTTGTAGCTTCAGCGCATGACTTGTCTGAAGGCGGCATTGCAGTAGCTGTAGCTGAATCTTGTATTAGCGGTCGTTTTGGCGCGGAAGTCGCTTTATCGTCTGATTTGCGTGCAGATCATCTGTTGTTCAGTGAATCGCAATCTCGTATTTTGTTATCCGCTAAACCGGAGCAAGCAGCGGCATTGCAAGCATGGCTTACAGAGCAAGGTGTTGTTCATGCACAAGTGGGTAATGTTAAGGGCAGCAGCCTGACCATAAGCGTAAACGGAAAAGCCGGCATTCAGGCGCCGGTAACACAACTGGAGAAGGTCTGGAAGGATGCGATTCCATGTCTGATGAAAAAATAA
- the purF gene encoding amidophosphoribosyltransferase, translating to MSDEKIRQEPLLWTGDHYNEGIGRDDIFDKLREECGVFGVFNLPEASNLSYYGLHALQHRGEESAGICTVDTKNGNKFAYHRGMGLVKEVFNKENLDILAGDRSIGHVRYSTAGESKLANAQPLIFRYRDGDLAVATNGNIVNAPEIRHELEMSGSIFQTSSDTEVIAHLIARSSKDFETAAKEALQRIVGGFAFLIMTNEKLLVAADPHALRPLVMGRIGDGYVFSSESCAFETIGAVYERDVQPGELLILDANGMREERYAEVERRATCAMEYIYFARPDSDINGINIHMARKRMGRQLASESFVDADIVTGVPDSSISAAIGYAEQTGIPYELGLIKNKYTGRTFIQPSQELREKGVKMKLSAVRKVVEGKRVVMIDDSIVRGTTSLRIVNLLREAGATEVHVRITSPPFKNPCYYGIDTPDRKELIASYRTVEEIRKQINADSLFFLTDQGFVDSVGGNDGAYNRGMCLACFDNDYPTPVNEESDKSCSC from the coding sequence ATGTCTGATGAAAAAATAAGACAGGAGCCTTTGTTATGGACAGGCGATCATTATAACGAGGGCATTGGCCGTGACGATATTTTTGATAAATTGCGTGAGGAATGTGGCGTGTTCGGGGTATTTAATCTCCCCGAAGCGTCCAACCTTTCTTATTATGGACTTCATGCGCTTCAGCATCGTGGTGAGGAAAGCGCGGGAATATGTACGGTGGATACGAAGAACGGCAATAAGTTCGCCTATCATCGCGGCATGGGTCTCGTAAAGGAAGTTTTCAACAAAGAAAATCTTGATATTCTAGCAGGTGACCGTTCCATTGGCCATGTTCGTTATTCGACGGCAGGAGAGAGCAAGCTTGCTAACGCACAGCCGCTTATTTTCCGCTATCGTGATGGTGATCTTGCGGTTGCTACGAACGGCAATATCGTAAATGCTCCGGAAATTCGTCATGAGCTAGAGATGTCAGGTTCTATCTTCCAAACATCCAGCGATACGGAAGTTATTGCCCATCTTATCGCTCGTTCATCGAAGGATTTCGAGACGGCGGCTAAGGAAGCTTTGCAGCGGATTGTCGGCGGCTTTGCGTTCTTGATTATGACAAATGAAAAGCTGCTCGTTGCTGCTGATCCTCATGCCCTTCGTCCGCTCGTCATGGGACGTATCGGCGATGGATATGTGTTCTCCTCAGAGTCTTGTGCATTCGAGACAATCGGAGCTGTGTACGAGCGTGATGTGCAGCCCGGCGAGCTGCTTATTTTGGATGCTAACGGCATGCGCGAGGAACGTTACGCCGAGGTGGAACGCCGTGCGACGTGTGCGATGGAGTATATTTATTTTGCGCGGCCGGATAGTGATATTAATGGCATTAACATTCATATGGCACGCAAACGGATGGGACGCCAGCTGGCCTCAGAATCTTTTGTTGATGCAGATATTGTAACGGGTGTTCCCGATTCCAGTATTTCGGCAGCGATTGGTTATGCGGAGCAAACGGGCATTCCATACGAGCTTGGCCTGATCAAAAATAAATATACCGGACGGACGTTCATCCAGCCCTCGCAGGAGCTTCGCGAGAAGGGTGTCAAAATGAAGCTGTCCGCCGTTCGCAAAGTGGTTGAGGGCAAACGAGTCGTCATGATCGATGATTCGATTGTGCGCGGTACAACATCTCTTCGTATCGTCAACCTGCTTCGTGAGGCTGGAGCGACTGAGGTGCATGTGCGGATCACATCGCCGCCTTTCAAAAACCCTTGCTATTATGGCATCGACACACCGGATCGGAAGGAGCTTATCGCTTCTTATCGAACGGTGGAAGAGATACGGAAACAAATCAACGCGGATTCATTATTTTTCTTAACCGACCAAGGCTTTGTAGATTCGGTTGGCGGCAATGATGGTGCATACAATCGCGGCATGTGTCTAGCTTGCTTCGATAATGATTACCCAACGCCGGTTAACGAAGAATCGGATAAAAGCTGCAGCTGTTAG
- the purM gene encoding phosphoribosylformylglycinamidine cyclo-ligase has protein sequence MSEAYKKAGVDIAAGNEAVERMKKHVKRTYRPEVLAELGGFGGLFSLNKDKYDEPVLVSGTDGVGTKLKLAFAMDKHDTIGIDAVAMCVNDIIVQGAEPLFFLDYLACDKVVPEKIEAIVKGIAEGCVQAGCSLIGGETAEMPGMYQGGEYDIAGFTVGIVDKKKMIDGSTIAAGDAVIGFASSGIHSNGFSLVRRLLLEDAGYKLDQELEELGGAKLGDVLIEPTRIYVKSALKLIEQVNVKGMAHITGGGFIENIPRVLPEGVNVDVEYGSWPILPIFDLMQNKGGITNRDMFTTFNMGIGLIVVVPADQANEALRAAAELGEQAYRIGTVTEGSRIVTFTGAEV, from the coding sequence GTGTCAGAAGCGTACAAAAAAGCCGGCGTCGATATCGCGGCAGGCAACGAAGCGGTTGAACGGATGAAGAAGCACGTAAAGCGTACTTACCGCCCAGAGGTGCTTGCAGAGCTTGGCGGCTTTGGCGGCTTGTTCAGCCTAAACAAGGATAAGTATGATGAGCCTGTGCTTGTGTCTGGAACGGACGGCGTCGGAACGAAGCTGAAGCTTGCTTTTGCTATGGACAAGCATGACACGATCGGCATTGATGCTGTAGCGATGTGCGTGAACGATATTATCGTACAAGGCGCAGAGCCGTTGTTCTTCCTCGATTACTTGGCATGCGACAAAGTCGTTCCTGAGAAGATTGAAGCGATTGTTAAAGGCATTGCAGAAGGCTGCGTACAAGCAGGCTGTTCCTTGATCGGCGGCGAAACAGCCGAAATGCCAGGCATGTACCAAGGCGGGGAATACGATATTGCTGGCTTTACAGTTGGTATTGTTGATAAGAAGAAGATGATCGACGGTTCAACGATTGCTGCTGGCGATGCTGTTATTGGTTTTGCTTCGAGCGGCATTCACAGCAATGGCTTCTCGCTTGTTCGTCGCCTTCTTCTTGAGGATGCTGGCTACAAGCTTGATCAAGAGCTTGAGGAGCTTGGCGGCGCGAAGCTTGGCGATGTATTGATCGAGCCAACTCGTATCTATGTGAAATCGGCGCTTAAGCTGATTGAGCAAGTGAATGTGAAGGGCATGGCGCATATTACTGGCGGCGGCTTTATCGAAAATATTCCGCGGGTACTGCCAGAAGGCGTAAACGTTGATGTAGAATACGGCTCATGGCCAATTCTGCCAATCTTCGATTTGATGCAAAATAAAGGCGGCATTACGAATCGTGATATGTTCACGACTTTCAATATGGGCATTGGTCTAATTGTTGTTGTACCCGCTGATCAAGCAAATGAGGCTCTTCGCGCAGCAGCAGAGCTTGGTGAGCAGGCTTACCGTATCGGAACGGTTACGGAAGGAAGCCGCATCGTGACGTTTACGGGAGCGGAAGTATAA
- the purN gene encoding phosphoribosylglycinamide formyltransferase, translating into MGAPRIAVFASGQGTNFQAIVDAVQEGKLDVTIELLVCDKPAARVAQRARKAGVDTFLFTPKDYPSREAYEMEIIAELERRGVELIVLAGYMRIITSVLVEPFYGRMINIHPALLPAFPGVNGIGQALAYGVKVTGVTVHYVDGGMDSGPIIAQRVVEVADEDTEETLAERIHAAEQALLPAVIQQIAQGRVTLEGRHVRVSG; encoded by the coding sequence ATGGGAGCACCTCGCATCGCTGTTTTCGCTTCGGGACAAGGTACGAACTTCCAAGCGATTGTAGATGCGGTGCAGGAGGGGAAGCTCGATGTAACCATCGAGCTTCTTGTTTGTGACAAGCCCGCTGCACGCGTCGCCCAGCGCGCGCGGAAGGCTGGCGTAGACACGTTCCTGTTTACGCCAAAGGACTATCCGTCCCGTGAAGCGTATGAGATGGAGATTATTGCCGAGCTTGAGCGCCGCGGCGTTGAATTGATCGTGCTCGCAGGTTATATGCGTATTATAACGTCAGTGCTTGTCGAGCCGTTCTATGGGCGTATGATCAATATTCATCCCGCACTGCTGCCGGCGTTTCCTGGCGTGAACGGTATTGGGCAGGCGCTAGCTTACGGAGTGAAGGTGACGGGGGTCACCGTTCATTATGTGGACGGCGGCATGGACAGCGGACCGATCATCGCGCAGCGCGTGGTTGAGGTGGCGGACGAGGACACGGAAGAGACGCTTGCAGAGCGTATTCATGCTGCTGAGCAAGCGCTGCTGCCCGCTGTCATTCAACAGATCGCGCAGGGCCGCGTGACGCTGGAAGGCCGCCATGTGCGAGTGAGCGGCTAA